A genomic segment from Helicoverpa armigera isolate CAAS_96S chromosome 10, ASM3070526v1, whole genome shotgun sequence encodes:
- the LOC110372319 gene encoding DNA repair protein complementing XP-C cells homolog yields MPTTRKKVIKTVYKDEESEAEGGDFSDSGSDAKISADGESSSDEDAEDDEFDKKNKKSKAKKTKIIVVKPKFTKSLLRQIKKQERRSTNAGKEEDADIPSSHFCVKDLKDAEKLLPILNLSESDSSDNESPNASNRTTSTSEPSAEVSQDSSNDNEGMQCQYVWSNNIQENSEEIAQKAFLELEKHKAKIEETKASLEKYTLKVNSEKESDVKDLLAMGEEVLPEEPEEKIVTKKPKVRKRKDDSDSEIEDWEEVKESKEIPQQGIQLFVEFPDAASRKERKKMDVEMMMKRKINRVKKEYQVYMHKVHVLCWLGHGNYVSGVLNDQELMAAVLTLVPSKECYPGERVDMKYVEQITTWYKDKLSLKQDKHEDKFKPKAPPLKTLLLEQIKSRVVSAKKYLVFIFVIMLRALGLQCRVMFNFVVLPLKPPSSELCSLATKPKKEKADKPNSTEQPKSPSVKNEDKKDEKDKEKAGPSKPKAKKQKIAQVDGNDDSFLYSDDENIMQVDGSDDTVNARKARANKRAKAANPNTEKSDNEDVSPAKVAKTRAGRVAPSKQDTKKVEEKVTSKKLSLKGKNTKEAIVEKGNAVDKPPIESKPQKVNTKTALVVKPVKKQAIKNTGEAIVEKDNAKVKTPVKSVTRGQKLKAENIVNSLENKEKSPGKKSTNTRSRLQRNNKTTNANTDKDIIVPKISVTNENAEDVASKYFEETKPAAKTSRLSRKRSQTTNPDPSKTASKVDDKSKGKVAAKGRTKSAPGAATEKSKYFEGQTSKESTPKRASRQIKKEIKEEDSQRVSHRDLVKPSKGKGDVTKDLVNIIKGRVKDAKLESKKGLVKGKIKKESDEDSDYLPVEEPIRRNSESDDDFKPTKISPKPSTSRRIDRRVLSSVSSEDTKKNRTDVWCEIFVEELEQWISVDVIKGKVHSSGDLYSHATHPVCYIVGWDNNNYLKDLTRRYVPHWNTVTRKVRAETPWWNKAITPWLGPKTARDKEEDEYLDRMQLEAPLPKSIAEYKNHPLYVLKRHLLKFEALYPPDAAVLGFVRNEPVYARECVYTLHSRDIWLKEAKVVKLGEKPYKIVKARPKWDRLSNKLITDKPLEIFGPWQVQDYEPPTAENGIVPRNAYGNVELFKECMLPKKTVHIKLPGLNRVAKKLNIDCAPAMTGFDFNGGWTHPVYDGFVVCEEFEEIITEAWVKDQEEQERKELEKIETRVYGNWKRLIKGLLIRERLKNKYGFEDPSTSETTKKSKGPRLVVKKKS; encoded by the exons ATGCCGACTACAAGAAAGAAAGTGATTAAAACAGTATACAAAGATGAAGAAAGCGAAGCTGAGGGTGGTGATTTCAGTGATTCGGGATCAGACGCGAAGATTTCTGCAGATGGTGAATCTAGCTCCGACGAAGATGCTGAAGACGACGAATTcgataaaaagaacaaaaaatctaaGGCTAAAAAAACTAAGATCATTGTTGTGAAACCCAAGTTTACGAAAAGCTTattgagacaaataaaaaaacaagaacGTCGATCGACGAACGCCGGCAAGGAAGAAGACGCCGACATTCCCTcttcacatttttgtgtaaaagatCTGAAAGATGCAGAGAAATTGCTACCAATTCTTAATTTGTCAGAAAGTG ATTCCAGTGACAATGAATCTCCTAACGCTTCTAATAGAACCACTAGTACCTCAGAACCATCTGCAGAGGTTAGCCAAGATTCAAGCAATGACAATGAAGGCATGCAGTGTCAATAT GTATGGTCAAATAACATCCAAGAAAACAGTGAAGAAATTGCACAGAAAGCTTTTTTGGAGCTTGAAAAGCACAAGGCAAAAATTGAAGAGACTAAAGCTTCACTTGAGAAGTATACCTTGAAGGTAAACTCAGAAAAGGAATCTGACGTGAAGGACCTTCTTGCAATGGGAGAAGAAGTTTTACCTGAGGAACCTGAAGAAAAAATTGTAACAAAGAAACCAAAGGTTAGAAAACGTAAAGATGACAGCGATTCTGAAATAGAGGATTGGGAAGAAGTTAAAG aatCAAAAGAAATACCTCAGCAAGGCATACAACTTTTTGTCGAGTTCCCTGATGCTGCGAGCAGGAAAGAGCGAAAAAAAATGGACGttgaaatgatgatgaaaaggaaaataaatcgCGTTAAAAAAGAATATCAAGTTTACATGCATAAGGTACATGTTTTATGTTGGTTAGGCCACGGAAATTATGTGAGCGGTGTTTTAAATGACCAGGAGCTCATGGCAGCAGTATTAACTTTAGTCCCATCGAAAGAGTGCTATCCTGGAGAGAGAGTCGATATGAAATATGTTGAACAAATCACAACTTGGTACAAAGACAAACTATCACTTAAACAAGACAAACATGAAGATAAATTCAAACCAAAAGCCCCACCTctcaaaactttattattagaacaaattaaaagtaGAGTTGTAtcggcaaaaaaatatttagttttcatATTTGTTATCATGCTACGAGCATTGGGACTACAATGTCgtgtaatgtttaattttgttgtacTGCCCCTAAAACCACCGAGTTCTGAACTGTGTTCTCTTGCTACAAAGCCAAAAAAAGAAAAGGCTGATAAGCCCAATAGCACTGAGCAGCCTAAGTCTCCATCCGTAAAAAATGAGGATAAGAAAGATGAAAAAGATAAGGAAAAAGCTGGTCCATCAAAGCCCAAAgccaaaaagcaaaaaattgcTCAAGTAGATGGAAATGACGACAGCTTTCTTTATagtgatgatgaaaatataatGCAAGTTGACGGTAGTGATGATACCGTGAATGCTAGAAAAGCTAGAGCTAACAAACGAGCAAAAGCAGCTAACCCGAATACAGAAAAGTCTGACAATGAAGATGTATCACCAGCAAAAGTAGCTAAAACTCGAGCAGGTCGCGTTGCACCTTCAAAACAGGATACAAAAAAAGTTGAAGAAAAAGTTACTTCAAAAAAATTATCACTGAAAGGGAAAAATACTAAAGAAGCGATTGTAGAGAAAGGTAATGCGGTTGATAAACCACCTATTGAAAGCAAGCCTCAGAAAGTAAATACTAAAACAGCTTTAGTAGTAAAACCTGTTAAAAAACAGGCAATAAAGAATACTGGAGAAGCAATCGTTGAAAAAGATAATGCAAAAGTTAAAACACCTGTCAAAAGCGTAACTCGCGGACAAAAACTAAAAGctgaaaatattgtcaattcattagaaaacaaagaaaaaagtcCTGGAAAGAAATCAACTAACACCAGAAGTAGGTTgcaaagaaataacaaaactacAAATGCTAACACTGATAAAGACATTATTGTTCCTAAAATATCTGTAACTAATGAGAATGCAGAGGATGTGGCAAGTAAATACTTTGAAGAGACAAAACCGGCAGCAAAAACTAGTCGTTTATCAAGAAAACGTTCACAAACCACTAATCCTGATCCTTCCAAAACTGCAAGTAAAGTTGATGATAAAAGTAAGGGAAAAGTTGCAGCTAAAGGCCGAACAAAGAGCGCTCCTGGTGCAGCTACGGAAAAAAGCAAATATTTCGAAGGACAAACGTCTAAAGAAAGTACTCCTAAAAGAGCTtcaagacaaataaaaaaagaaattaaagaaGAAGATAGCCAAAGAGTCAGCCATAGGGATCTTGTAAAACCTTCGAAAGGAAAAGGTGATGTTACTAAGGATTTGGTAAATATCATCAAAGGCCGGGTCAAAGATGCAAAATTGGAATCAAAGAAAGGATTGGTTAAAG GTAAAATCAAGAAAGAATCTGATGAAGACAGTGATTATTTACCAGTAGAAGAACCCATACGACGTAACTCTGAAAGTGATGATGATTTCAAGCCCACCAAAATTAGTCCCAAGCCGAGCACAAGTCGCCGCATAGACCGTCGTGTCCTATCATCAGTCTCCAGCGAAGATACCAAGAAGAACCGAACTGACGTGTGGTGCGAAATATTTGTTGAAGAACTAGAACAGTGGATCTCTGTTGATGTCATCAAAGGGAAAGTTCACTCTTCTGGTGAcctatat AGTCATGCCACACATCCTGTGTGCTACATAGTTGGCTGGGACAACAACAACTACTTAAAGGATTTGACACGTAGATACGTACCCCATTGGAACACAGTAACTCGTAAGGTTCGCGCTGAAACTCCTTGGTGGAACAAGGCGATCACACCCTGGCTTGGACCAAAGACAGCAAGAGATAAGGAAGAGGATGAATACCTGGATAGAATGCAGTTAGAAGCGCCGTTGCCAAAGAGTATTGCTGA ATACAAAAACCATCCGTTATACGTGTTAAAGCGGCACTTACTTAAGTTCGAAGCTCTGTACCCGCCTGATGCTGCTGTGCTCGGGTTTGTTCGCAACGAACCAGTGTATGCGCGGGAGTGCGTATACACGCTCCACTCCAGAGACATATGGCTCAAGGAAGCTAAAGTTGTGAAACTGGGAGAAAAACCGTATAAAATCGTTAAAGCACGTCCTAAATGGGATAGG CTTTCAAATAAACTGATAACTGATAAACCTCTGGAAATATTTGGACCATGGCAAGTACAAGATTACGAACCACCAACTGCAGAAAACGGCATAGTACCTCGCAACGCTTATGGCAATGTTGAACTGTTCAAAGAATGCATGCTGCCTAAGAAGACTGTTCATATAAAGT TGCCTGGCTTGAACAGAGTAGCCAAGAAACTGAACATAGATTGTGCGCCCGCGATGACCGGGTTCGATTTCAACGGTGGATGGACCCACCCTGTATACGACGGATTCGTAGTTTGCGAAGAATTTGAGGAAATCATTACTGAGGCGTGGGTAAAG GATCAAGAAGAACAAGAACGCAAAGAATTAGAAAAAATCGAAACAAGGGTTTATGGTAACTGGAAGAGATTGATTAAGGGCTTGTTGATTCGTGAACGTCTAAAGAATAAATACGGGTTTGAGGACCCAAGCACGTcagaaactacaaaaaaatctaaaggaCCAAGATTGGTTGTGAAGAAAAAatcatga